From Deinococcus cellulosilyticus NBRC 106333 = KACC 11606, a single genomic window includes:
- a CDS encoding SulP family inorganic anion transporter, with translation MGVKVSSFWSVLNPFPAWKKELQGYNSRSFQQDLLSGLTVGVVALPLALAFGVTSGAGATAGLITAIIAGILASVFGGSRYQITGPTGAMTVVLIPVIAQFGLEKVFVVGLMAGVLLLLFGLLRIGRMVNLIPWPVITGFTNGIAVIIFLQQLPSFLGLKATSGESILRSSAEVLQRFAQSPQWTPVGLTALTVAIVLVWPRVSKKIPGSIVALLVVTGLSLILQLDVPRIGAIPSSLPSPTLPQMQWSDLNVLFSAALAVAVLSALESLLSAVVADGMTLKDHHDPDRELIGQGIAMFAAPFFGGIPSTGAIARTAVNVRSGGQTRMVGVIHALFLLVVVLFLGKYASVIPLAVLGGILMVTAYRMLEFEAIRSLARSTKSDFVTMLVTTIITIAFDLILAIEIGLAVAGVLFIQRMIRSLSLEPIDVVQNTPSNPNIDPHLLQKRVLAYRVDGPLFFGVAGWFIENLTSYTDIDVIILRMRRVKTLDASGAHALEAIWHELKGRGITLLFSGVQKQPLDLLEKMGLLEDLGMQGKHIFENTDQAIEHAWSHVHRKHLASPHEANS, from the coding sequence ATGGGTGTGAAAGTTTCCTCTTTCTGGTCGGTGTTGAACCCCTTTCCAGCCTGGAAGAAGGAATTGCAAGGGTACAACAGCAGGAGTTTCCAGCAGGACCTGCTTTCTGGCCTGACCGTGGGGGTGGTGGCCCTCCCTCTTGCCCTGGCATTTGGGGTGACCAGTGGCGCAGGGGCCACAGCAGGACTGATCACTGCGATCATTGCCGGAATTCTGGCCAGCGTTTTTGGTGGGTCCCGTTACCAGATCACCGGGCCCACTGGAGCCATGACGGTGGTGCTGATTCCAGTGATTGCCCAGTTCGGACTGGAAAAAGTCTTCGTGGTGGGCCTGATGGCAGGGGTCCTGCTGCTGCTTTTTGGCCTGCTGCGCATTGGGCGAATGGTCAATCTGATTCCCTGGCCGGTGATCACCGGGTTCACCAATGGCATTGCCGTGATCATCTTTTTGCAACAGTTGCCGTCCTTTCTGGGCCTGAAAGCCACGTCTGGAGAGAGCATTCTGAGGTCAAGCGCAGAAGTGCTTCAGCGTTTTGCCCAGTCTCCGCAGTGGACCCCGGTGGGTCTGACTGCCCTGACGGTCGCCATTGTGCTGGTCTGGCCCAGAGTCTCCAAGAAAATTCCGGGCAGCATTGTGGCCCTGCTGGTGGTCACCGGGCTCAGTCTCATTCTGCAGCTTGATGTGCCCAGAATCGGGGCCATTCCCAGCAGTCTGCCCTCCCCCACCCTGCCCCAGATGCAGTGGTCTGACCTGAACGTGCTGTTCTCTGCAGCCCTGGCGGTGGCGGTGCTCAGTGCCCTGGAAAGCCTGCTCTCTGCAGTGGTCGCAGATGGCATGACCCTCAAAGACCACCATGACCCGGACCGGGAACTGATTGGGCAGGGCATTGCCATGTTTGCCGCTCCGTTTTTTGGTGGGATTCCCTCCACCGGAGCCATTGCCCGCACGGCAGTCAACGTGCGCAGTGGCGGCCAGACCCGCATGGTGGGCGTGATTCATGCCCTGTTCCTGCTGGTGGTGGTGCTCTTCCTGGGCAAATACGCTTCGGTGATTCCCCTGGCTGTGCTGGGAGGCATCCTGATGGTGACCGCCTACCGGATGCTGGAATTTGAAGCCATCCGCTCACTGGCCCGTTCCACCAAGTCGGACTTTGTGACCATGCTGGTGACCACCATCATCACCATTGCCTTTGACCTGATCCTGGCCATCGAGATCGGTCTGGCCGTTGCTGGTGTGCTCTTCATCCAGCGCATGATCCGCAGCCTGTCTCTGGAGCCCATCGATGTGGTTCAGAACACGCCCAGCAATCCCAACATTGACCCCCACCTGCTGCAGAAAAGGGTGCTGGCTTACCGGGTGGACGGTCCCCTGTTCTTCGGGGTGGCCGGGTGGTTCATCGAAAACCTGACCAGTTACACCGACATCGACGTGATCATTTTGCGCATGCGGCGCGTCAAAACCCTGGATGCCTCGGGAGCCCATGCCCTGGAGGCGATCTGGCACGAATTGAAGGGGCGCGGAATCACCCTGCTTTTTTCGGGCGTCCAGAAACAACCCCTGGACCTGCTGGAGAAGATGGGTCTTTTGGAAGACCTGGGCATGCAGGGCAAACACATCTTCGAGAACACCGATCAGGCCATTGAGCATGCCTGGAGCCATGTGCACCGCAAACACCTGGCCTCACCCCATGAGGCGAACTCCTGA
- a CDS encoding GGDEF domain-containing protein — protein MTTQPEQVFRSLLKASGERSSRDFLQVLAHEMSTLFGAERVLIAESIDVSQNQVRLVAGFDGSQDLSDAALDLSGLPCAEVYTGQKVSHASRVNDTYPLAAGYQSYFGAPLLDAAGQLIGHYALYSSLPDQTWDTDLLTLLGRSIEAEVHRLLLEREQERLSQELTSLNEKLLQESILDPLTGLLNRQHFTQLLLGEFLRFKRYGESFGVLTIGVDEFRRINDRFGHDAGDMVIREVANNVQQEIRHGVDMTARLSGEEFVVLAVHARLDSAAVLAERLRRRLSQLTYTMPEGTLKVTCSVGISVVSQDDTTWEQVLKRANVGLYEAKSRGRNQVVAWV, from the coding sequence ATGACCACACAGCCAGAACAGGTATTCCGCAGTCTGCTGAAAGCCTCCGGCGAGCGCTCCAGCCGAGACTTCCTGCAGGTGCTGGCCCACGAAATGTCCACCCTTTTTGGCGCAGAGCGCGTGCTGATTGCAGAATCCATCGATGTTTCCCAGAACCAGGTGCGTCTGGTGGCTGGTTTTGACGGTTCACAGGACCTCAGTGACGCCGCACTGGACCTTTCCGGTCTGCCCTGCGCGGAAGTTTACACCGGTCAGAAGGTGAGCCATGCCAGCAGAGTCAATGACACCTATCCTCTGGCCGCAGGCTACCAGAGCTACTTTGGGGCTCCCCTGCTGGACGCTGCCGGACAGTTGATCGGACATTATGCCCTGTATTCCAGCCTGCCTGACCAGACCTGGGACACGGATCTGCTCACACTGCTGGGACGCAGCATCGAAGCCGAGGTGCACCGCCTTCTGCTGGAACGGGAACAGGAAAGGCTCAGCCAGGAACTGACCTCTCTGAATGAAAAACTCTTGCAGGAAAGCATCCTTGATCCCCTCACGGGTCTCCTGAACCGCCAGCATTTCACCCAGTTGCTGCTTGGAGAATTCCTGCGGTTCAAGCGCTACGGGGAAAGCTTTGGTGTCCTGACCATCGGGGTGGATGAGTTCCGCCGCATCAACGACCGTTTTGGGCATGATGCTGGAGACATGGTGATCCGGGAGGTTGCCAACAACGTCCAGCAGGAAATCCGCCATGGCGTGGACATGACGGCCAGACTCAGCGGCGAGGAATTTGTGGTGCTGGCCGTGCATGCCCGCCTGGACAGTGCTGCGGTGCTGGCAGAGCGTCTGAGGCGGCGTCTGAGCCAGCTGACCTACACCATGCCCGAAGGCACCCTGAAAGTGACCTGCAGCGTGGGGATCAGCGTGGTCTCGCAAGACGACACCACCTGGGAACAGGTCCTGAAGCGGGCCAATGTGGGGCTTTACGAGGCCAAATCCCGGGGCCGCAATCAGGTGGTTGCCTGGGTCTGA
- a CDS encoding aminotransferase-like domain-containing protein — MTPEASSRSSQRIYQELKQQIEDGLKAGDPLPSSRSLVEKHQASPNTVQKVISRLIQEGLVVSRTGRGVFVAERQSPVTQSSDFGWQSVLLGASPGLQQDFQTLYTPAPSGTIPLGSGYLDASLQPTGPLSAAIQRASRRPLIWDRVPPEGLEPLRNWFAHQLGVEAQNTLITSGAQTALSTIFGVLAHTEGIPVLVESPCHLGTLAILRACGMRPIPVPLDQEGIRLDLLEQVLSHSQARVLACQPTFQNPTGICWSEHRRKEVLALCKKYGVLIVEDGAAQDLWMDTPPPPHLVTLAPDQVIHVYSLTKPVAAGLRIAAIAAHGPLLQRIRTALVVGDLFVTGVMQEAALELVTGAPWNKHLKGIRGSLKDRRDLMLKLLRLNLSGWSIGAVPRGGFYIWARLPEHCDEDILVARALQQGVQINAGRPWFPAEQQGPHVRLSFAGVTLEQIQQGLAVLQQVSEWKNTP; from the coding sequence ATGACCCCTGAAGCTTCCAGCCGTTCATCCCAGCGCATTTATCAGGAGCTGAAACAGCAGATTGAAGATGGCCTGAAAGCTGGAGACCCTCTCCCCTCCTCCCGCAGTCTGGTGGAGAAACACCAGGCCAGCCCCAACACCGTACAGAAAGTGATTTCCCGGCTGATTCAGGAAGGTCTGGTGGTCAGCCGGACCGGAAGGGGCGTTTTTGTTGCTGAACGACAGAGCCCTGTAACCCAGTCCTCTGATTTTGGCTGGCAGTCGGTGCTGCTTGGTGCCAGCCCAGGGTTGCAGCAGGATTTTCAGACGCTGTACACCCCTGCCCCTTCCGGAACCATTCCCCTCGGGAGCGGCTATCTGGATGCCTCCTTGCAACCAACTGGGCCTCTTTCGGCAGCCATTCAGCGGGCCTCCAGACGCCCCCTGATCTGGGACAGGGTTCCTCCTGAGGGCCTGGAGCCCCTTCGCAACTGGTTCGCCCACCAACTGGGGGTGGAGGCGCAGAACACCCTGATCACCTCGGGGGCACAGACGGCCCTGTCCACCATCTTCGGGGTGCTGGCCCATACAGAAGGCATTCCTGTGCTGGTGGAGTCTCCCTGCCATCTGGGCACCCTGGCGATTCTGCGGGCCTGTGGCATGCGACCCATTCCGGTGCCTCTGGATCAGGAGGGCATCCGTCTGGACCTGCTGGAACAGGTGCTCAGCCACTCACAGGCCAGAGTTCTGGCCTGCCAGCCCACCTTTCAGAACCCCACCGGGATCTGCTGGTCTGAACACCGTCGGAAAGAGGTGCTGGCCCTCTGCAAGAAATATGGGGTGCTGATCGTGGAAGATGGGGCCGCACAGGACCTGTGGATGGACACCCCTCCTCCCCCCCACCTGGTGACCCTGGCTCCAGATCAGGTCATTCATGTGTACTCGCTGACCAAGCCCGTGGCAGCAGGCCTGCGCATTGCTGCCATTGCCGCGCATGGACCCCTTCTGCAGCGCATCAGGACTGCTCTGGTGGTGGGTGACCTGTTCGTCACCGGAGTGATGCAGGAAGCCGCTCTGGAACTGGTCACGGGTGCCCCGTGGAACAAACACTTAAAAGGCATTCGGGGATCTTTGAAAGACCGTCGGGACCTGATGCTCAAACTGCTGCGCCTGAACCTGTCAGGGTGGTCCATCGGAGCAGTGCCCCGGGGAGGGTTTTACATCTGGGCCAGACTGCCAGAGCACTGTGACGAGGACATCCTGGTGGCCAGAGCCCTGCAACAGGGGGTTCAGATCAATGCAGGACGTCCCTGGTTTCCAGCAGAGCAGCAAGGTCCTCATGTGCGCTTAAGTTTTGCTGGAGTCACCCTGGAACAGATCCAGCAGGGACTTGCGGTGCTCCAGCAAGTTTCTGAATGGAAAAACACACCTTGA
- a CDS encoding PaaI family thioesterase, with protein sequence MQTEMLTQMLATVPFNGWMNVQVTDLKPGEATCTLEPRQDLLNHIGTLHAAVQFGLAESACGVAIAGSLPGGLRAYTPLITSVNFQYVAALKGKGTARAHIEQDTMRHLLAELEAAGKTRVDVHVEVTGEDGIVAAAGTLEWYVRKNQS encoded by the coding sequence ATGCAAACTGAAATGCTGACCCAGATGCTGGCGACTGTCCCATTCAACGGCTGGATGAACGTGCAGGTCACAGACCTCAAACCCGGAGAGGCCACATGCACCCTGGAACCCCGCCAGGACCTCCTCAACCACATTGGCACCCTGCATGCAGCCGTACAATTCGGTCTGGCCGAGTCTGCCTGTGGGGTTGCCATTGCCGGTTCCCTGCCCGGTGGACTGCGGGCCTACACGCCCCTGATCACCAGTGTGAACTTTCAGTATGTTGCTGCCTTGAAAGGCAAAGGCACCGCCAGAGCCCACATTGAACAGGACACCATGCGGCATCTGCTGGCTGAACTGGAAGCTGCAGGCAAAACCCGGGTGGATGTGCATGTGGAAGTGACCGGAGAAGACGGCATCGTGGCCGCTGCAGGCACGCTGGAGTGGTACGTGCGCAAAAACCAATCCTGA
- a CDS encoding tetratricopeptide repeat protein: MTRLQGLQDTIQNIQQIMQEDRFDLAFQTLDQIYPTKNEQERAQLALFAAELYALHGPELTDEGLGALVSAAELDESIAETPRFQVLRGFFLSYGEETEDAREDAHAGMKGDEVSRFFAACTLMNLGEDAEARSILEKLSDNGMPLHLQWRYHAWYGKLLDQSGEFGPASEQYRAALRIVKVPWHQFVLSLDLSNILLSLNELQDAQKLLDYMASHLDQVTPEQKLQYAYTIAQVHLNQGHYPESLKWIEDADALERELGDPSYGVALVYGQALMGLGRPTEALAHFKDALNLTETETSYCLHEIGIAYLDSDQPLEAMEHLQRVLRDQDYAYLPEAQADLADAEYRLGRLTEAENLAQEALEQGAVVPASLVLGNIAMDYYHLDDALGHYQRVADTAAEGGREWLVSQQMLADILVQQGFAQPDHILNHAEQALRFTDPSDDWYLTLQGYVSRARDVLQQSDQRTLN, encoded by the coding sequence GTGACGAGGTTGCAAGGCTTGCAAGACACCATTCAAAACATCCAGCAGATCATGCAGGAAGACCGGTTTGATCTGGCCTTCCAGACGCTGGATCAGATTTACCCCACCAAAAATGAGCAGGAGCGGGCCCAGCTTGCGCTCTTTGCTGCTGAATTGTATGCCCTGCACGGACCAGAATTGACCGATGAAGGTCTGGGTGCCCTGGTCTCGGCAGCTGAACTGGATGAAAGCATCGCCGAGACCCCCAGGTTTCAGGTGCTTCGCGGATTTTTCCTCAGTTATGGGGAAGAAACAGAAGATGCCCGTGAGGATGCACATGCTGGAATGAAAGGAGATGAGGTCAGCCGGTTTTTCGCGGCCTGCACCCTGATGAATCTGGGCGAAGATGCGGAGGCGAGAAGCATTCTGGAGAAGCTGTCCGACAATGGAATGCCCCTCCACCTCCAGTGGCGTTATCACGCCTGGTACGGTAAACTGCTGGATCAGTCCGGAGAGTTTGGGCCAGCCAGCGAACAGTACCGTGCTGCACTCCGCATTGTGAAGGTGCCCTGGCACCAGTTTGTGCTGAGTCTGGACCTCTCCAATATTCTGCTCTCGCTGAATGAGCTTCAGGATGCACAGAAACTGCTGGATTATATGGCCTCCCATCTGGATCAGGTGACCCCTGAGCAGAAGCTGCAGTATGCTTACACCATTGCGCAGGTGCACCTGAATCAGGGGCATTATCCAGAGTCCCTGAAATGGATTGAAGATGCAGATGCTCTGGAACGTGAACTGGGTGACCCCAGTTATGGAGTGGCCCTGGTGTATGGTCAGGCCCTGATGGGACTTGGGCGTCCCACGGAGGCCCTGGCGCACTTCAAGGATGCCCTGAACCTCACAGAAACAGAAACCTCCTACTGCCTGCATGAGATTGGCATCGCTTATCTGGACAGTGATCAGCCTCTGGAAGCCATGGAGCACCTGCAGCGGGTTCTGCGAGACCAGGATTACGCCTATCTCCCGGAAGCCCAGGCCGATCTGGCAGATGCCGAATACCGTCTGGGCCGCCTGACCGAGGCAGAGAACCTGGCGCAGGAGGCATTGGAGCAGGGAGCAGTGGTGCCTGCCAGTCTGGTGCTGGGCAACATTGCCATGGATTACTACCATCTGGACGATGCCCTGGGGCACTACCAGCGTGTCGCAGACACCGCAGCCGAAGGTGGGCGAGAGTGGCTGGTGTCCCAGCAGATGCTGGCAGACATTCTGGTTCAGCAGGGTTTTGCCCAGCCCGATCACATTCTGAACCATGCCGAACAGGCCCTCCGGTTCACAGATCCCAGCGATGACTGGTACCTGACCCTGCAGGGGTATGTTTCGCGCGCAAGGGATGTCTTGCAACAATCAGACCAGCGAACCCTGAATTGA
- a CDS encoding alpha-amylase family glycosyl hydrolase, with translation MLKRHGLLALLTLSLAACSQQVPQDSQAEQSIKPQTISGTAIDDWRKQVIYLLFTDRFHNGNTANDNAGAANCFDPAQARKFHGGDLVGLQSKLSYIKDLGATAIWTTPVYEQVGQQSDGSCGYHGYWPKYSYPGNINIEPKLGTSTDLTNLINTMHNTTYNMKYIMDMVVNHAGVGAPIVSQQPSWIHPPKPQCANLGDPDIYCDLYALPDFAQENTAAATYLTNLSKQWVTTYNVDSIRMDTARHVPNSYWSGSWVPGINAAKSNVFTFAEAFYDQNPSDLTQFMDAGFDSVINFPLRKAFVDSIAKAGSLDILATKINSYYTTWGMNRSLLTINLLDNHDVQRFINEPGFGVAESDIRKRYQLALGSLFTVPGIPQIYYGNEIGMYGGSDPDNRRDMPSWAWTDSGRATGGSGFLAGGGTPKNTYDYLKKLVNIRTNNEALWKGYYTELWRPNGGQNVMAYYRGSGTNRIIVVLNTSNTTANINVPIQTSGISATDKSALTNGTVFTDQLGYGAPATATISNGTLPVSIPAQSMAIYKAGGTPPPGTQVTFQVSASTWLGQNLFLVGNTSQLGAWNTASALQMTASNCSGSVCTWKVTTNLPAGAIQFKFIKKPGDNNAAVTWEGGSNRSYTVPSTGPVTYNGGSWQP, from the coding sequence ATGCTGAAACGTCATGGATTACTGGCCCTGTTGACACTGTCTCTTGCTGCCTGCAGCCAGCAGGTCCCTCAAGACTCTCAAGCTGAACAGAGCATCAAGCCACAGACCATCAGTGGTACAGCCATTGATGACTGGCGCAAACAGGTCATTTACCTGCTGTTTACAGACCGTTTCCACAACGGCAACACCGCGAACGACAATGCAGGAGCCGCGAACTGCTTCGATCCCGCTCAGGCCAGAAAATTCCATGGGGGAGATCTCGTAGGTCTGCAAAGCAAGCTCTCTTACATCAAAGACCTTGGTGCAACAGCCATCTGGACCACGCCTGTTTACGAGCAGGTTGGTCAGCAGAGCGACGGTTCCTGTGGCTATCACGGCTACTGGCCCAAATACAGCTATCCCGGCAACATCAACATTGAACCCAAACTGGGGACCAGCACCGATCTGACCAACCTCATCAACACCATGCACAACACCACCTACAACATGAAATACATCATGGACATGGTGGTCAACCACGCAGGTGTGGGTGCGCCCATTGTCAGCCAGCAACCCAGCTGGATTCACCCACCCAAACCCCAGTGCGCCAATCTGGGTGATCCAGACATCTACTGTGACCTGTACGCCCTGCCAGATTTTGCCCAGGAGAACACTGCTGCTGCCACCTACCTCACCAACCTGTCCAAGCAGTGGGTCACCACCTACAACGTGGATTCCATCCGCATGGACACCGCCCGTCACGTTCCCAACAGCTACTGGTCTGGCAGCTGGGTTCCGGGCATCAATGCTGCGAAATCCAATGTGTTCACCTTTGCAGAAGCCTTCTATGACCAGAACCCCAGTGACCTCACGCAATTCATGGATGCTGGCTTTGATTCTGTCATCAACTTCCCGCTCCGCAAAGCCTTCGTGGATTCCATTGCCAAGGCGGGCAGCCTGGACATCCTGGCCACCAAGATCAACAGCTATTACACCACCTGGGGCATGAACCGTTCCCTGTTGACCATCAACCTGCTGGACAACCACGACGTGCAGCGCTTCATCAACGAACCTGGCTTCGGGGTGGCAGAAAGCGACATTCGCAAACGGTACCAGCTGGCCCTGGGTTCTCTCTTCACCGTCCCGGGCATTCCCCAGATTTACTACGGAAACGAAATCGGCATGTACGGTGGCTCTGACCCCGACAACCGCCGTGACATGCCCTCCTGGGCCTGGACCGACAGTGGACGCGCCACAGGTGGATCAGGCTTCCTGGCGGGTGGCGGCACCCCCAAGAACACCTACGACTACCTGAAGAAACTGGTCAACATCCGCACCAACAACGAGGCCCTCTGGAAAGGCTACTACACTGAACTCTGGCGTCCCAACGGGGGTCAGAATGTCATGGCCTACTACCGGGGCAGTGGCACCAACCGCATCATCGTGGTGCTGAACACCTCCAACACCACCGCCAACATCAATGTGCCCATCCAGACCAGTGGCATCAGTGCCACAGACAAGTCTGCCCTCACCAACGGCACGGTGTTCACCGACCAGCTGGGGTATGGAGCACCTGCCACCGCCACCATCAGCAACGGTACCCTGCCCGTGAGCATTCCTGCACAGAGCATGGCCATCTACAAGGCTGGAGGCACACCTCCTCCCGGAACCCAGGTGACCTTCCAGGTCAGTGCCAGCACCTGGCTGGGACAGAACCTGTTCCTGGTGGGCAACACCAGCCAGCTTGGAGCCTGGAACACTGCCAGCGCCCTGCAGATGACGGCCAGCAACTGCTCCGGCTCGGTTTGCACCTGGAAAGTCACCACCAACCTGCCAGCAGGAGCGATCCAGTTCAAGTTCATCAAGAAACCCGGTGACAACAACGCTGCAGTCACCTGGGAAGGCGGAAGCAACCGTTCCTACACTGTGCCCTCCACTGGACCTGTGACCTACAACGGTGGCAGCTGGCAACCCTGA
- a CDS encoding threonine ammonia-lyase, translating to MISQYLFRTPMLSYPALDQWVGTSCLIKHENAHVTGAFKVRGGVYLLSQLDPAELQRGVISYSTGNHGQSVAYAARCHGVKATIVMPEEANPLKVRAMQHLGAEVVLHGARFDDARAHAEHLALQHGYRLIQAANEPRIIAGVGTIALEMLEEAPDLDVILVAVGGGSSAAGTCLAVKTLKPSCEVIAVQAEASPAACLSWQHRELRTASNETFAEGLATGAGYAFTQSIMQTCLSDFVLVSDAEIQQAMHHYLTDAHTLAEGAGAAALAGAYRIRERLQGKKVGIILSGGNTSLDHLRMVLN from the coding sequence GTGATCTCCCAGTACCTCTTCCGTACCCCCATGCTGTCCTATCCTGCACTGGACCAGTGGGTGGGCACCTCCTGCCTGATCAAACATGAAAATGCCCATGTGACCGGGGCCTTCAAGGTGCGTGGAGGCGTATATCTGCTCTCACAACTCGATCCTGCGGAACTCCAGAGGGGGGTGATTTCCTATTCCACCGGGAACCACGGTCAATCTGTCGCCTACGCAGCACGATGTCATGGGGTCAAAGCCACCATCGTGATGCCTGAGGAAGCCAACCCCCTGAAAGTCCGCGCCATGCAGCACCTGGGTGCAGAGGTGGTTCTGCATGGCGCTCGCTTCGATGACGCCCGTGCCCATGCGGAACATCTGGCACTGCAGCACGGCTACCGCCTGATTCAGGCAGCCAACGAGCCGCGCATCATCGCCGGAGTGGGCACCATTGCACTGGAAATGCTGGAGGAAGCCCCTGACCTTGATGTGATCCTGGTGGCCGTGGGGGGGGGAAGCAGTGCTGCTGGCACCTGTCTGGCAGTCAAAACCCTGAAGCCCTCCTGCGAGGTGATTGCCGTGCAGGCCGAGGCCTCACCTGCAGCCTGCCTGTCCTGGCAGCACCGGGAATTGCGCACCGCCAGCAATGAAACCTTTGCAGAGGGCCTCGCCACCGGAGCAGGATACGCCTTCACCCAGAGCATCATGCAGACCTGCCTTTCAGACTTTGTGCTTGTCTCAGATGCAGAAATTCAGCAGGCCATGCACCACTACCTCACAGATGCCCACACCCTGGCAGAAGGTGCAGGTGCAGCTGCACTTGCAGGAGCCTACCGAATCCGGGAACGCCTGCAGGGCAAAAAGGTGGGCATCATTCTTTCGGGAGGAAACACCTCTCTGGACCACCTGCGCATGGTCCTCAACTGA
- a CDS encoding GMC family oxidoreductase translates to MHTMTHDFIVIGAGSAGCVITRRLLDAGARVLLLEAGGPDLDPRIKIPAAFSQLFRTPYDWELYTQPQRHLLGRTLYWPRGKTLGGSGAINAMIVIRGHLEDYQSWGTDWSWDQVLPYFQRIEHHFLKNEHHGQDGPMEVQERNFTHPITQAFLRAAVQMGHPVCRDFNTGKPYGFGLYHVNHRKGERHSPFHAYLKGHKGYTLKTRAQVLRILLHNKAARGVVYRHQGKVLNAFASQGVILTAGAIHSPHLLMHSGIGDPAVLRHAGIDLEHALPGVGQNLQDHPAVPLIYQSRTDDTLETALQPQHILNYTLKKQGPLSSNVAEAGGFIRSKSDLSAPDLQFHMAPVYYRDHGLTAPPMPAFSLGPTLLTPRSTGRLWVQDANPLKAPLIDPHYLHDPEDLYTLIRGLEMAHDLIHQPALKPYRGKELLPGHKDLQFHVQSNLQTLYHPAGTCQMGEHPQAVVDSRLRVHGLKKLYVADASVMPALPRGNTQFPTMMIAERAAEWILQDQTQATT, encoded by the coding sequence ATGCACACCATGACCCATGACTTCATCGTGATCGGAGCAGGCAGCGCTGGATGCGTGATCACCCGCAGGCTGCTGGATGCCGGAGCCCGCGTGCTTTTGCTGGAAGCGGGTGGCCCTGACCTCGACCCACGCATCAAAATTCCTGCTGCTTTCAGCCAGCTCTTCAGAACCCCTTACGACTGGGAACTTTACACCCAGCCCCAGCGCCACCTGCTGGGACGGACCCTTTACTGGCCCCGTGGGAAAACCCTTGGAGGTTCAGGGGCCATCAATGCCATGATTGTCATTCGGGGCCATCTGGAGGATTACCAGAGCTGGGGCACAGACTGGTCCTGGGATCAGGTGCTGCCGTATTTTCAGCGCATTGAACACCATTTTCTGAAAAATGAACACCACGGTCAGGACGGCCCGATGGAGGTTCAGGAGCGCAACTTCACCCATCCCATCACCCAGGCCTTTTTGAGGGCAGCTGTGCAGATGGGGCATCCGGTGTGTCGGGACTTCAACACCGGAAAGCCGTATGGTTTTGGCCTCTACCATGTGAACCACCGCAAAGGGGAGCGTCACTCTCCTTTTCATGCTTATCTGAAAGGACACAAAGGGTACACCCTGAAAACCCGTGCCCAGGTCCTGCGCATCTTGCTTCACAACAAGGCGGCCAGAGGGGTGGTGTACCGGCATCAGGGAAAGGTCCTGAACGCTTTTGCCTCACAGGGGGTCATCCTGACTGCAGGAGCCATTCATTCCCCTCACCTGCTCATGCACTCCGGCATTGGTGATCCTGCTGTACTCAGGCATGCAGGCATTGACCTTGAGCATGCCCTGCCAGGGGTGGGCCAGAACCTGCAGGACCATCCAGCAGTGCCCCTGATCTATCAATCCAGAACAGACGACACCCTGGAAACCGCTTTGCAGCCCCAGCACATTCTCAATTACACCCTCAAAAAACAGGGACCCCTGAGCAGCAACGTCGCCGAAGCCGGGGGATTCATCCGCAGCAAGTCGGATCTGAGCGCACCAGACCTGCAGTTTCACATGGCTCCGGTGTATTACCGGGACCACGGCCTCACCGCACCTCCCATGCCTGCATTCTCACTGGGGCCGACCCTGCTCACTCCCAGAAGCACCGGACGCCTGTGGGTGCAGGATGCAAACCCCCTGAAAGCCCCGCTGATTGATCCGCATTATCTGCATGATCCTGAAGACCTCTATACCCTGATTCGGGGTCTGGAAATGGCCCACGACCTGATTCATCAGCCTGCTCTGAAACCTTACCGGGGCAAGGAACTGCTGCCGGGTCACAAGGACCTGCAGTTCCATGTGCAAAGCAACCTGCAAACCCTCTACCACCCTGCAGGAACCTGTCAGATGGGAGAACACCCGCAAGCCGTTGTGGATTCCAGACTGCGGGTGCACGGATTGAAAAAGCTCTATGTTGCGGATGCCTCGGTGATGCCCGCTTTGCCTCGTGGCAACACCCAGTTTCCCACCATGATGATCGCAGAGCGGGCGGCAGAATGGATTCTGCAGGATCAGACCCAGGCAACCACCTGA